In Pseudobdellovibrionaceae bacterium, the following proteins share a genomic window:
- a CDS encoding arsenate reductase ArsC — MKLLFLCVANSARSQMAEALARDLLGDRGECFSAGSQPSGKVHPCALEVLKEKNLPTDLLTSKSVDDFSPEFLSSLDYVITLCAEEVCPLVVSPAQRIHWPLPDPAAASSEEMLLSFRKIRDQIHLKLQEFLSTKI; from the coding sequence TTGAAACTCCTATTTTTATGTGTGGCCAACTCGGCACGCAGTCAAATGGCTGAGGCTCTGGCTCGCGATCTGTTGGGTGATCGGGGCGAGTGTTTTAGTGCGGGCTCGCAGCCCTCGGGAAAGGTTCATCCCTGTGCTCTTGAAGTTCTCAAAGAAAAGAATCTTCCCACGGACCTGCTCACGAGCAAATCCGTCGATGATTTCTCGCCTGAGTTTTTGTCCTCTTTGGACTATGTGATCACCCTTTGTGCTGAAGAGGTCTGTCCATTGGTGGTGAGCCCAGCGCAGCGTATTCACTGGCCACTTCCCGATCCGGCGGCGGCAAGCAGTGAAGAAATGTTGCTGTCTTTCCGCAAGATTCGCGATCAAATTCATCTGAAACTTCAGGAGTTTTTGTCGACTAAGATCTGA
- a CDS encoding tRNA threonylcarbamoyladenosine dehydratase, which yields MMVSDDYAFRFGGIGRLYGTKSLQTLAASHVAVVGLGGVGSWAAEALARSGVGTLTLIDYDDICLSNINRQLPATQEQVGKLKIDVLKNRFLSINPELKIHLKDKGFDPSSCTDLFDGGFNLVVDAIDDLPNKCLLIAECQKREISLVTTGGAGGRRDPSLIRIADLSQSFQDPLLARVRKVLRQEYGYSKNEDDLFHVPTVFSTERPYYPTADGCVVQSSAKDKKPKGPLDCNTGYGTATFVTGAYGFAAASVAVQILVDKNS from the coding sequence ATGATGGTATCAGATGACTATGCATTTCGTTTTGGTGGCATCGGACGGCTCTATGGGACTAAGAGCCTGCAGACCTTGGCCGCAAGCCACGTGGCTGTCGTCGGCCTGGGCGGTGTGGGATCCTGGGCTGCTGAGGCCTTGGCGCGTAGTGGAGTGGGCACTCTCACGCTGATTGATTACGACGATATTTGTCTTTCCAATATCAATCGTCAACTCCCCGCCACTCAGGAACAAGTAGGCAAACTCAAAATTGATGTTCTTAAGAATCGGTTTCTGTCCATCAATCCGGAGCTCAAGATCCACCTTAAAGATAAAGGTTTTGACCCGAGCTCTTGCACGGACCTCTTTGATGGTGGATTTAATTTGGTTGTAGACGCTATTGATGATCTGCCCAATAAATGCCTCCTCATTGCGGAATGCCAAAAGCGGGAAATCTCACTAGTGACGACGGGTGGAGCAGGCGGCCGTCGTGATCCTTCCTTGATTCGCATTGCTGATTTGAGCCAGTCCTTTCAAGATCCCCTCCTTGCCCGGGTGCGGAAGGTTTTGCGGCAGGAGTATGGCTACTCAAAAAACGAAGATGATCTTTTTCATGTTCCTACGGTGTTTTCCACCGAAAGACCTTACTACCCGACGGCTGATGGCTGTGTGGTACAAAGTAGTGCCAAGGACAAAAAGCCCAAAGGTCCTTTGGACTGTAACACCGGCTATGGGACGGCTACATTTGTCACCGGAGCCTACGGATTTGCTGCAGCCTCGGTGGCCGTTCAGATCTTAGTCGACAAAAACTCCTGA